The following nucleotide sequence is from Pogoniulus pusillus isolate bPogPus1 chromosome 41, bPogPus1.pri, whole genome shotgun sequence.
CAACCCAGCTGCCCACTGCTCTCTCTCACTGTGCCTTTCCAGATATCCCCCAGATatctgcctctgccccctgGCATTCCTCTCCTGCTTTGGCTGTTTTTCCAGCTGCCTGTTCTCCTGGCCCTACCCATCtgccccaggaaggctccatgtGGTGGGTGCCCTCTGCTCCCCAAGGCaaacaggagcagaggctgctcagcaccaggcacaggTCACACAAGGGTTTGCTGTTTCCATACAGTAGCAGGTCTGGGGAAggtggcagcacaggaggatgcCAAAGGAACTCTTGATGTCTGCACTACAGCTGccagtctctgtccctgggctGGCAACTTCCCTGCCAGGGCTTTGCAGGAAGGCCAATGAACGTTGTGGCTGTGCCACcaccctgctggcagtgccactgctgGTGGTGCCACACAGGAGCCCAGCAAGGTGCCAGATTCTGTGTTGCCACAGCAATGCAGAGGAAAACTGCTGTGGTGGCACTTTCTGGTGAGGGGCTCCTGATGTGCTTTGCCACCCCATCCCCAGGGCTTTGCAGGATGACACATGTGGCACTGATGCCCCAGGTGCCACACAGCCACCCTCCCTCAGCAGTCTGGGGGGagcacctggcactgctggcagccccCTTCTCACCCTGGGGCAGCTGATGGATGGGCACCATTATGTAGTGTGTCCAAATTGCTGGTGCTTGCCTGATGGTGGAGCCTGATGGGGGATGTGGAAaggctttaagctggaagagaggagatttagactggagattaggaggaaattattgacagaggttggtgaggcacaggaactggttgcccagggaggttgtggatgccccctccgtggaggtattgaaggccacgttggatgaggccttaagcagcctgggctggtgggaggtgtccctgtccatggcagggggttggaactggatgatcttgaaggtcccttccaacccaacccattctaagcccttccctgctcctgatgcTGCCCTAATCCCCCTTGCCAAGCCCTGCTTCTGGCAGGACTGGGGCTCTCCTGTTCCCCAGGCCACAAGCAGGCACTTGCCTGCCCAGAGCACCCCCTGCAGATGGCATCGAGCCCCAGTCCTGCCCACACCAGGAGCCGTGGGaccagcagcaccccccagTCCCAGCAAAGAAGCCCAAGCAGGGAACATCCACATGTTTATTGGCTCTTCAAACCACCGCGGCTCCAGCCATTGCCCTACAGACACATTCACAGCTTGGGGACCCCCTCTGGCCCCCTAAAACCTCGGCAGTTTAGCCCCCTAAAGCCCAGGGCTGCCGCTCCTGGGGGACAAGGGTCAGCCCTGGCTCCCCCCATGCCAGCCCTGGCAGAACCCTTTGCTCCACCCCAGCGCCCACCCTCCGCTTCAGCCCGTGCAGTATTTACAGCCTCTGTGTGCCCAGAGccccagccctgagcaaccCCTCCCCCATCCCAGCACTGTCctccctcagctctcccagGCCAGTGGTGCAGGATGGGGTTTCAGAGGACCCTTCCCACCCTCTCCCAGCATCCTCAAACCTCTGGCATGAGCCAGGACCTGCTGCCCGCGGCAACaatcccccccccgccccgagccCACTcattccagccccctcccagagTCCTTTAGCACCATtttctccctcccacccccgtCCCAGACAGATGTTCACTTCCAGAGCCGGAATTAATGAACCTCTCAGAAGTGTCAGCACCTGCgttagagagaaaaacagaGTCAAAAGTGCTTGGAGCTGCCCAGCTGcatgggctgggggggggggagggggggggcagagTCTCcctaaccccctcccccccagcctcctgggcaggagcagggtccCATGCCAGGGGATCCCGCACACGTCTCAGCTGGCTCAGGACTGGTGTGGCCATGCTCTGCCACATCCTCCTGCCACTACGATGCCAACAGCAGCCCTGTCCTCATGTGTGTCCCCCTCCCCCGCGTCGGAGAGGGACCTCGAGGTTACAGATCCCCCACAAACGCCGAGCTGGGTCGGGCGCAGGGAGGCCACAGGGGCTCAGTCTTTAAACCTCCTGCTGGCTTGCATCTTCTTGTAGTAGTGATCGACCTCGGGGTCCGCCTGCCCGTCCCGCTCCGCAGGCTTCCTCCGCAGCGTGGACTCTCGGCTGGCCGCGCCCAGCAGCCCCTCAGCGGGGGCGTCCCCCCGTTCCGCGCCCCCTCCCGCTGCCCCCGGGATGGCGGCCAGGCTGCCGTAGCGCGGCTCGTCCTGCTCCATGTCGCTGATGGAGGAGCCCGGGGAGACTCCGGCGCTCTTGGCTGGGTGGAAGCCGCGGAAATCCTTCCCCATGTCACCCAGCTCGTAGGCATCCGACCCCTCCGGCCCCTTCAGCCCCGATTTCCACTCCCAGGGCCCGTTGCCGGCGGAGAGGTGGACCACGGGGTGGTGGGGTGCGTGGGCATCGATGGTGATGATGCTGGAGCTGTCCCGCTCAGAGGGCGAGCGGTACTGCGAGGAGTCGGAGCTGGTTGAGGACGAGGAGGTCTCCGAGTGCTTGGGGGTGACAGAGACCATGCCCTGCTGCTTGGACATGGCGATGACCTGCATCAGGCGCGGGGGGTTGGCCACCCGCTGTACTCCCCCCTTCTCTGCCACCATCACCCACTTGGCCCGCACGGCTGCCCCGCTGCCCGCGGGGCCGCTGGCACCGGCCTGGCTCTCCTCGGGGATGTGCACCAGCTGCGAGGCTCCCGGCCGGGGCTGGATGAGGACGCGGGGACCCATAGCTGCCCGCTCGGCCGAGCGCGCCTGCACCGTGGGGTAGAGGGAGGGGGGGACGTCCTCGCTGGCATCCCCGGTGCCCTGGCCgggtgctgcctcctctgccagcgTCATGCTCCGTCCCTCCAGCGACTTCTGCTTCCACTCGGTGATGAGCTGCTTGGAGCGGGAGGCGTCCACGGGGACGTGGATGGTCATGTGTCGCCGTGCGGGGTCGTCCATGGACGGGGTGTTGACGCGGGGCAGGGTGTTGCTGAAGGTCACCATGTTCTCCTTGCCCATGGGGCTACGGGGGGCCAGCAGGTCCACGTCCACGCTGGCCCtcttcaggctgcccagagaattcTTCTCCCGTGACACTGGCCGCGCCACCTCCTCCAGCCGCGTCTGCGGGTTCAGCTCGTCGGTGCTCACCGACTTGTTCTGGTGGTAGACGGAGTCATGGCCCCGCTGTGTCAGTGCCCGCAGCGCATCCTTGGCAGGCACCGGCGCTGGCACCCTCTCCGTTGGGGCACGGAAGTTGCCCACGGCGTGGTAAGCCTGAGGGAAGAGGAGCACGGGGTCAGTCCAGCCCCGGGGACCGTGGCCCATGCCAAgcaccctcctcttcctccaaagCCACCGCAGCCACACCCATATGAGCACCTACCAGGTAAGCAGCGATGCCAGAGCCGATCAGGAAGCCCACGTAGACGTCGGTGGGGTGGCTGCGGTACTGCGTGATCTGGGTCAGACCACAGATGCCAGCAGCAATGGCAAAGGCGAAGACCAGGATGGGCTTAAGGAGTTTGGTGCTGTCCGAGATGATGGAATTGAAGTACATCTGGCGGCAGGGACAGGCTGTTAGTCACAGCTCCTGGCACCGGCGCTCCCTGCCGCCACACCGCCGCAgcctcccccttccccagcctctggcCGCACGGCGAGCTCCGGGGTGCAAAGTGCCCACAGCTGCGAGTGCCCACATCCAAGATGGAACACGTGCTGTTGGGTAGGTGCGTGCCAGTGGCAGGTGCCCAGTGACACAGAGCTCACAGAGCCTTGGCGCTGGCACACGCAGGGCCGGGAGCTGGGCGGTGCCGGGAACTCACCGATACGTAGACGGCAGCGAAAGCTGAGAGCGTCGCATGCTGGGACGGGAAAGTCTTCCTGTGGGGGAGACAGGAGGGATGGTTTGGATGGGGCAGGAGGgttggcacagcagcacagggcccCTCCTGGCACATACCGGGCAGAGAGGATGGCATGCTTGTCCGTGCCCGAGCAGATGTCCTGGGTGATGTAGGGGTTGGCATCGCAGggggtgcccagcagggtgTAGTTGGGCTTGCAGACGGTCAGGAAGAAGGGCGCGTGGTAGCCGGTGGCCAGCTGGATAATGTCTGTCACCAGGGCTGTGGCACAGAGCCCGAACACGTGGACACCTGAGGACAGCCGCAGCAGGGTGCCAAGTCACCTTCTGTCCTGCCTGGGCACCCACTCAGCCCCAGGGCACCCACAAGCGCTGGAATGAGTCTCACATCACCTCTAGGTGGGGCTCTGTGTTCCTGCTGTCACACCTGGGGAGCCTCTAcgccccctcccttgccccccagcccctcgGGGCAGCCCCGGGCAGGGCTCCTGTGCCGTGACGTACCCACAAACCTTACGGTGCGGCGCAGGAAGGAGTTGAAGTTGCAGCCGCCGGCGTTGATGCTGCCCTCGGCCCCGGCGCGCCCCTTCAGCCGCGACTGCAGGCAGTAGACGATGCCCTCCCCGACCATGATctgaggaggaagcagaggctcagggggtGCTGCCTCACTGAGGATCAGGGGGTCCAGCTTGTTGGCGGTGCCACCCCGCTGATGCAGGGCATTGTCAGGCTCCCTGCACCAGttccccaggtgctgctggcaccccCAAGCCTGGGCTCCGGGCAGGTTCCATCCTCTCAGCCCCTCCACGTGGGAAGATGCCCAGGACGCACCGAGGCAGCAGGCGCGGCGAAGGCCAAGCTGAGCAGCATCAGCAGCGGGATGAGCTCCTCGTTGGTCTCCACGTAGGGCATGGAGAGGGCCCGGTCGTGGCACTGGAAGCCCACCTTGGCGGGCTTGAAGAGGTCAGTCAGCTCCAGGAAGTAGAGCGTCACGATAGAGGAGGCCACAATGGGCAGCTGGGGGGGAGGACAAGAGCGCTGGGACCACCACCCTGCCcggtgcagctggcacaggcaggctgcctgcagcaggggaaggggcaAAGCCCCTGTCCCCTCCATGCCAGCGCAGGAGCAGGGCCCAGGGAAGCCCCCAGCCCACTCCCACACCCACCTCCACGAAGTAGAAGCAGGGCAGGAGTGTCATGCTGTCCTTGGGGGCCCTGGTCTTCTCCTTAGGGGGGATCATGGTCCTGGGGCAGACACTGgggtcctgccctgcctggcggGCAGCAGTGTCACCCCCAGTCCTCATGCCCACACAGGTGGGCTCCCCCCACTGCCCCCTTGCAGCCGGTACCGGGGGCTGCCCCTCCGAGAACCTCCCAGGGGCAGGAGCCACCCTCACTCCCCCCAGGGACCTCCAGCACCCCGGGAGGGGGTGCCCAGCCGAACCGGGGGCTGTGACAACAGGTGGAGTGGAGGCTCGGCTGTCGCGACAGACAGCCACTACCGcgacaggcagctgctgcacagggcGTGGGGAGGGGGTGTGCCGCCCGCAGAGCCGAGGCCTGGGTGGGGGGTCTCCAGGCATCCCCCCAAGGCCCCAGCCGGCCGAAACTGCCCCCTCCGCAAAAAGAGGGGGGATAGGGAGGAAGATAAGGAGGATGGAGCAAGGCGAGGGGCAGTAACGAGGCGAACAATACCGGGAGCTGCTAGCGGGGAGGCATTAACGGAGGGGTGTCACCGGGGGGAGAAGGACGGCGCCGTTACCGCCTAGGGGGCTTATGGGGCTGGAGGCGGCGAGCaatggaggggagggaggctcCCGGCGGTGCCGCAGCCGCGGGCGGGGGTCGAggccgggctgggggctgggggttgTCGGGGAGCGTTTCTTTGTGCCTCccgcagcccccccccccctttccctacCCCCGCCGCAACTCCTGCCCCCCACTCACCTCTGCTGTGGCCGCCCCGGGGTGCTGTAGGCTCGGGCTTTTGGGAGGGGGGTTGGTGGCTGCCGCGGGGCTCCCCGGGAACCGGGATGCTCCTGCCTCGGCGGAGCGCGGGGAGCGGCGGCTTCCTCCGCCcccgccgcctcctcctcctcctcctcctccttctcctcctcctccttcccaccgccccccgccccgccccaccACTCTCGGGGCATTGAGACCCCCCAAAAAATAAGAGCCGGAGATGGGGGTTTGGAGGAGCCTCGGGTAGTATGGAGGGTCTGAGGGTCTGGGGGTGGTTCTGGAGGGAGACAAAGAGCCGGGCGGGGCATGGCCAGAGATCAGCAACGACTCCCCCCAACGCTGTTCCGAATGCCTGAGAGCTGCTCCGCACTCTCTGTGGCAGGcacagggaagggggggggggagaccCAGGCCCTATAtaacacctccctggggctcCATCCCTACCCCCGACCTCGCCCAGATCAGTCCTTTCTCCCCATGTGTTGGGAGAGTGGAGCCCCCTCCACACTGTGCCCCCCCAGCTCTGTAGGCCCCCACTCCCCTCACTGGTGTGTCCCACCCTGGGGCTGGAGTGACACGAGGGATGCCAGTCTGGGGCTTCTGGAAGTAGGGGTCACCCACTGGGGCTCAACTAGCTGGGAGGGGGTCACCCCTTGCCCCATGGGCCTCATCACACCCTGAGGGGCTCAGGGCTGACTCCAGGCTGGTatcagcagaggagctccagagacaggctgagaccaatctcagctgcagcaactctccccaggggagcagggggggttgagTGCAGCTCCCTTTGCCCCCCAAGAACTCACAGAGTGGAggtctaaacacctccagtggaTCCCAGTCCTGACCAAGCCCTATCCATACTCTCCACTCCCTGTGTCCTGCACCCCACGCTCGTCTGGTGCCTCCTGGCATCACTCAGCCACCCACAGTCCGATCCGGGCTCAGCACGaccctgcaccaccaccaccaccaccacgctGTGCCCTCGTTCCATTTTTGGCCCTAAGTGTGTAGAAATCTCCCGGCGAATTTAACGCCTAAATCCCGAATCCCTGGAAGCTGCGATTAAACCTCTCCCTGCGGAAAATCCCCACTTTGAGCCAGAATCTGCCGCCTCGGAGCTGGCCGAGCCGCgactctctcctgctgctcctgtgggcTGGGCCCTGTCCAGCACAtggggcaggcaggaaggtGAAGCTGCTCCGGCAGGACTCTCTCATGCCAGGGGTACCTCAGCTCCTGCACCCCAGCGCCTGCCTTGCCGCTGTccctgggagcagctggggtCGGGGTGGTCCATGGGGCAGAGTGGTCCATGGGGCAGGGTGGTCCATGGGTTGGGACAGGGTGGTCCATGGGGCAGGGTGGTCCATGGGGCGGGGTGGTCCATGGGGCAGGGTGGTCCATGGGTTGGAGAGGTCTATGAGTCAGGATGATCCACGGGTCAGTGTGGTCCATGGATTGGAGAGATCCATGGGTCAGGGTGATCCCTGTGTTGGAGTGGTCTATGGGTCAGGGTGGCCCACAGGTCGGGATAGTCCATGGGTCAGGGTGGTGGGTGTGAAGGCTTGTGGTGCAtgaagatgaggaggatgagggcaaggaagatgaggaggacAAGGACAggaagcacaaggagcaggaggagaatgtgCAGAGTGATGATAACGAGGAGGACGAGGTAGATGAGGCCAGGAAGatgaagaggatgaggagggtggTGGGATCCAGTGCCTTGCTCGGTTCCCCAGGAGTCGCACTTGGTCCCAGCTGCGGAAGCTAACCTGGCAAGGGACGAGGGCAGCAAGACCCCGagatgggcagggagaaatgttctggccccatccctggcccCAGCGCGGTGCCGCCGGGAGGAGGCCCGAGCAGGGGCTTTGGGCACCGGGGACGAGCCCGGGCAGGGGCCGCGGGCGGCTCCAGGGCTCGGGGACGCGCTGGGACCGCCCGGGAGCCGGAGTGGTGGCGCCGCTTAGTGGCCCCGGGGAGAAACGCAGAGGGGACTTGGAGCTGCCACGGCCACCGCCGCCCTGCCGCCGCCTTAGCACCACCTCTGCcgctgccacctcctcctggccctccCAGGAGCTCCTCTCGGGGCAGGCCTCTTCCCTTGGGGACCCAAACCAGGAGCTGGTGGCTCCAACCGCAATGCCCTTGTCCTCGCCAGCCCCAAGGGCAAACCCATGGGGGATGCTCAATTGTCCCCGGGCGTCTGCCCGGAGCTGACCCAGCTCCCACCATCCTTCCCCGGGCAGCCGAGCAGGGTCTGTGGCCCCGGGGCTGGCTGCGGCCGCGCAGGGACACGGCCACATGTGAGCAGCCTTCACGTGCCGAGAGCTGGACTCGGTTTTGGCTTTGGACACAGCGGCGCAGAAATTCCCCGCGGCgggtgccagctccagcagctgggccGGGCtgtttcctcccccctccacgCCCTGTTCGTGCAGGCAACCTCCTGACCCCTTTTAGAAGCTGAATATTTAGAAACATTCGTCCCACGCTGCGGAAATCCCCCCCCGCCCTTCCCCGTTCCCCCTCTTGCtctgtcccttcctgcccccctgctGCCCCAAAGCAGGACTTAAAAGCCGGTCCCAGTCCAGCCCCAGTCCCGGCTGAGCAGCGTCTGCCCCACAGACCCCACGGACCCCACGGCTAAGGTAccaccaggctctgccaccGCCATGGGGCTAAGTCCCACTCCTGCCCTCGTCCtcgctctgctgctgctgctgctgggggcttcaGTGGATGGTGAGCGCCCCCCACACCCCGGGACAGGCAAAGGCTGGGGCAGTGGCGTCCACAGCATGGGGTgggggctcctgcccagctcccccgAATTCCTGCCTCTGTCTATGGCTGGACACTGAGGTGGTCCATGGGGAGTGGTCTGGGGATGCCGAGGGGGGACCACCAGGGTGACTCTGCCTCATGTTCCAGCCGGAGAGGCTGGGGTGATGCCCTGCTGACCTGGACCCTCTTTTCCCTGCAACAGGGCAGCCCCGGGGGCGGATCCTGAGGGGCTACGAGGCCAAGCCCCACCTGAGGCCGTACATGGCCTCGCTGCAGCTGGACGGGCAGCACCTCTGTGGGGGCTTCCTCATCGCCGAGCAGTGGGTGCTGAGCGCTGCCCACTGCACCGAGGAGACGTGAGTGGAGTGCCCAGGGCGAGGCAGGGGGTGTCAGCGGGGGAACTGCTCCTTGCTTGAGGGGGCGCTGCTGGCCTCAGGCCAAATCCTGCTCCGCAGCCCAGGCACGGTGTTGGGGCTCTGCTCCCACCTGtggtgagggctgggcaggggctgcagctgcaggaccctggcACAAGGAGGCAGGGCTGTCTGGCACCCTGCACCCTCACTTCTGCGTGCCCCGTGGGGCGGGCAGAGCCCCAAGTGCTGCCTCTCTTCCAGGGACGGCAAATTCTTCCAGGTGCTCCTGGGCGCCCACTCGCTGACGGAGCCGGAGCCGCACAAACGCCTGTACCGGGTGCGCGCCCAGATCGCCCACCCCGGCAGCAACATCCACAACAACAAAGAcgacctcctgctcctccaggtgggcttggggctgctgaggcCCCAGCTGGGACCTTCCACCTCATCACCCGCTGCGTGCAGCCCTACTCCTGAAGTCCCTTGGCACCCTGACCGTGGCAGGAGAAAGcctccaaggccaggctgggactaCTCCGTCCCCACTGTCCCTCCTTCCCCATCCCACGGGACCGTATCCCTACTTCCCCCACCGGAAGGTGTTTGGGCTGCATCCAAACGCCTTCGTCTTCTCCACGATCCTCGCAGCTCCGAGCTCCGAGGGCTGCAGGTGGAAGGCaatgccctggggcagccttgGCA
It contains:
- the PLPPR3 gene encoding phospholipid phosphatase-related protein type 3, with translation MIPPKEKTRAPKDSMTLLPCFYFVELPIVASSIVTLYFLELTDLFKPAKVGFQCHDRALSMPYVETNEELIPLLMLLSLAFAAPAASIMVGEGIVYCLQSRLKGRAGAEGSINAGGCNFNSFLRRTVRFVGVHVFGLCATALVTDIIQLATGYHAPFFLTVCKPNYTLLGTPCDANPYITQDICSGTDKHAILSARKTFPSQHATLSAFAAVYVSMYFNSIISDSTKLLKPILVFAFAIAAGICGLTQITQYRSHPTDVYVGFLIGSGIAAYLAYHAVGNFRAPTERVPAPVPAKDALRALTQRGHDSVYHQNKSVSTDELNPQTRLEEVARPVSREKNSLGSLKRASVDVDLLAPRSPMGKENMVTFSNTLPRVNTPSMDDPARRHMTIHVPVDASRSKQLITEWKQKSLEGRSMTLAEEAAPGQGTGDASEDVPPSLYPTVQARSAERAAMGPRVLIQPRPGASQLVHIPEESQAGASGPAGSGAAVRAKWVMVAEKGGVQRVANPPRLMQVIAMSKQQGMVSVTPKHSETSSSSTSSDSSQYRSPSERDSSSIITIDAHAPHHPVVHLSAGNGPWEWKSGLKGPEGSDAYELGDMGKDFRGFHPAKSAGVSPGSSISDMEQDEPRYGSLAAIPGAAGGGAERGDAPAEGLLGAASRESTLRRKPAERDGQADPEVDHYYKKMQASRRFKD